GGCCACCCGTACAGCTACCCGTTGGACGCGCCGCGCGGCCCGGTCGTCGTGGTGGCCAACGAGTTCTCCGGGTCGGACGGCGACATCGTCACCGCCGCCGTCCGCGCCCTCGGCATCGGGCCGGTGGTGGGCACCCGCACCTGGGGCGGCGTGGTCGGCATCGACAGCCGCTACCGGCTGGTGGACGGCACGCTGGTCACCCAGCCCAAGTACGCGATCTGGCTGGAGGGCTTCGGCTGGTCGGTGGAGAACCACGGCGTCGACCCGGACGTCGAGGTGCCGTTCGCCCCGCAGGACTGGGCGGCCGGCCGCGACCCGCAGCTGGACCGGGCCGTCGCCATGGCCCTGGAGGCACTGGAGCGCACTCCGGCGAAGTCCGCCCCGCCGCTGCCCGGACGGGAGTAGGCGGCCGGCGGGCGGGGCGGGCGGAAAGGGCTGGGCGGCGTGGAGTCCGGACGTGAGGAGGCCGCGATCGGCACGACCGGCGCGACCGTGGTGGCGGCGCCGGTCAGCGCGGCCGTCGTGGCGCCGCCGGAGCGGGGATGGTAGCCGGGCCGGAGTCCGCCGGGGCGCCGCCGTCCGCCACCGCGTCGATGACGCTGCTGGTGGCGGCGGTGATCGTGCACGACGTGGCGGAGGACCGGGTGCTGCTCCTCCAGCGCGGCCCGGACGCCGCCTTCGCACCCGGCCTCTGGGACCTGCCGACCGGCAAGCACGAGCCGGGCGAGCCGGTCACCGCCACCGCCGTACGCGAACTGCGCGAGGAGACCGGGCTGGTGGTGGCCCCCGCGGACCTGGCCGTGGCGCACCTCGTCCACGGCGCCCGGGCCGTGGGCTCGCCGGGCGGCTACCTCACCGTGGTGTTCGCCGCGCGGCGGTTCGCCGGACGGGCCGCCAACCGCGAGCCGCACAAGCACGCCCGGGTGGAGTGGACCAGCACGGACGCGCTCCCGTCGGAGTTCGTGCCCTCCGCCGGCGAGGCCCTCGCCTCCTACCTGGCCGCCCGTTCCGGCGGCGCCCCCGCCCGCGCCGGGCTCACCCTGCGCGGCTGGGCCTGAGGGCCGCGGCCCGCGGCGGCCGGCCGCCCTTGCCGGTCGCGGCACTAGCTCCAGCGGCCGGTGCGGGCCAGCAGCACGGAGGCCGCCGCCACGCCCGCCGTCGAGGTGCGCAGCACCGTGGGCCCGAGCCGGTACGCGCCCGCGCCCGCCTCGGCGAACGCGGCCAGCTCCTCCGGCGCCACCCCGCCCTCCGGACCGACCACCAGCACCAGCGAACCGGCGGCCGGCAGCGGGGCGGTGGCCAGCGGCGCCGCGCCCTCCTCGTGCAGGACGGCCGCGAAGTCGGCGGCGGCCAGCAGCGGCAGCAGCTGCCGGGTCGTCACCGGCTCGGCGACCTCGGGGAAGCGCAGCCGGCGGGCCTGCTTGGCCGCCTCGCGCGCGGTGGAACGCCACTTCGCCAGCGACTTCGTACCGCGGTCGCCGCGCCACTGGGTGACGCAGCGGGCCGCCGCCCAGGGCACCACGGCGTCCACCCCCGCCTCCGTCATCGTCTCCACCGCCAGCTCGCCGCGGTCGCCCTTCGGCAGCGCCTGCACCACCGTGACGGTGGGCGCCGGCGCCGGC
This portion of the Actinacidiphila yeochonensis CN732 genome encodes:
- a CDS encoding NUDIX domain-containing protein, giving the protein MVAGPESAGAPPSATASMTLLVAAVIVHDVAEDRVLLLQRGPDAAFAPGLWDLPTGKHEPGEPVTATAVRELREETGLVVAPADLAVAHLVHGARAVGSPGGYLTVVFAARRFAGRAANREPHKHARVEWTSTDALPSEFVPSAGEALASYLAARSGGAPARAGLTLRGWA
- a CDS encoding 16S rRNA (uracil(1498)-N(3))-methyltransferase codes for the protein MTAPVFLVDPAALDGSPSAVVLDGPEGRHAVAVRRLQPGEEVVLTDGAGRGAAGVVAAVEGRDRLTVEVRELRAEPAPAPTVTVVQALPKGDRGELAVETMTEAGVDAVVPWAAARCVTQWRGDRGTKSLAKWRSTAREAAKQARRLRFPEVAEPVTTRQLLPLLAAADFAAVLHEEGAAPLATAPLPAAGSLVLVVGPEGGVAPEELAAFAEAGAGAYRLGPTVLRTSTAGVAAASVLLARTGRWS